One part of the Pseudomonas sp. MYb118 genome encodes these proteins:
- a CDS encoding NADH:ubiquinone oxidoreductase subunit N — MKNPYAPGFWCAIAALVLLSATYFYGVMLAHQLDQALVFLDSAAALIAVMAIVVVAWASLQAQRIKKRQLEQGKTLVLIWDTKVALRRVETVFDRYFWGSYWQPGRTFQEVMGELTGTPLEKSLETLKKQCLALDKQIAEDGRHWLSNARELSDVASAMARERYQLDFCDPRADVTGGAVINRDFEVLVYTWTARLKSFDHQLDEMEVQYS, encoded by the coding sequence ATGAAAAACCCTTATGCTCCCGGCTTCTGGTGCGCTATTGCGGCATTGGTCTTGCTGTCAGCCACCTATTTCTACGGCGTCATGCTGGCGCATCAGCTCGATCAGGCGCTGGTGTTTCTCGACAGCGCGGCCGCGCTGATTGCGGTGATGGCCATCGTGGTCGTGGCCTGGGCTTCGCTCCAGGCCCAGCGCATCAAAAAAAGACAACTCGAACAAGGCAAGACCCTGGTGCTGATCTGGGACACCAAGGTGGCCTTGCGTCGGGTGGAGACGGTGTTCGACCGTTATTTCTGGGGCAGTTACTGGCAACCCGGGCGCACCTTCCAGGAAGTCATGGGCGAACTGACCGGCACACCGCTGGAAAAAAGCCTCGAGACCCTGAAAAAGCAATGCCTGGCCCTGGACAAGCAAATCGCCGAGGACGGCCGGCACTGGCTGAGCAACGCCCGCGAACTCTCGGATGTCGCCTCGGCCATGGCCCGCGAGCGCTATCAACTGGACTTCTGCGACCCGCGCGCGGATGTGACGGGCGGGGCGGTGATCAATCGCGACTTCGAAGTGCTGGTGTATACATGGACGGCGCGGCTGAAAAGCTTCGATCATCAGCTCGATGAGATGGAAGTTCAGTATTCCTGA
- a CDS encoding YdgA family protein encodes MNKSAGVLLGIVVAIGAISAGGAWYTGTRLEGVLNTSIADANKELQAALVGTKGTASLELVSLERHLFSSTAHYRLKGEGEAFGETPVELLFVDNIEHGPLPFSRLVSLKWLPVMATSHYALEKTPVTEKWFAAAKDKSPLTGVVNIGYDNATNGTFELLPLDVALDDKSHLKFSGLNLEVSATAQAQKVKANGYMDNFTLTTVDESQSPVKIELKGLTLASNLAKSTYGYYTGENTVELTDSKTTFGPQQLVLGLNKFEMKSLTEESGTNAAGRADYKIGEVSLNDKKVGSAQLAMSLKNLDIPATMSLMQVYQTKLQPYEEAAAKAAAAGEPAPELVLTPAEETQVKADLEKLLAAGPQVALEKLAFTTANGESHANMVLDLTKPKSMDLPPDQLIKQLIALLDINIQVSKPMLVDVLSVQGQLEGQTDAKLIVDQAKATADMFGAMAVGTQFATLDGTNVVSKLHYANNEVEFNGQKMTVEQFVGFVMSKIGGVQVTE; translated from the coding sequence ATGAATAAATCCGCAGGCGTGCTTCTTGGAATTGTCGTAGCGATCGGCGCTATCAGCGCTGGCGGTGCCTGGTACACCGGCACCCGGCTCGAAGGGGTATTGAACACCTCCATCGCCGACGCCAACAAGGAGCTGCAAGCCGCGCTGGTCGGCACCAAGGGCACCGCTTCGCTGGAGCTGGTGTCGCTGGAGCGCCACCTGTTCAGCAGCACCGCGCACTACCGCCTCAAGGGCGAGGGCGAAGCGTTCGGCGAGACGCCGGTCGAGCTGCTCTTCGTCGATAACATCGAACACGGTCCGCTGCCGTTCTCGCGGCTGGTGTCGCTGAAGTGGCTGCCGGTCATGGCCACCAGTCACTACGCGCTGGAAAAGACCCCGGTCACCGAAAAATGGTTTGCCGCCGCCAAGGACAAATCGCCGCTCACCGGCGTGGTCAACATCGGCTACGACAACGCCACCAACGGCACCTTCGAACTGCTGCCGCTGGATGTGGCGCTGGACGACAAGTCGCACCTGAAATTCTCCGGCCTGAACCTCGAAGTCTCGGCCACCGCCCAGGCGCAGAAAGTCAAAGCCAACGGTTACATGGACAACTTCACCTTGACCACCGTCGACGAGAGCCAGTCTCCGGTGAAAATCGAGTTGAAAGGCCTGACCCTGGCCAGCAACCTGGCCAAGAGCACCTACGGCTATTACACCGGCGAGAACACGGTCGAGCTGACCGACAGCAAGACCACCTTCGGTCCGCAGCAATTGGTTCTGGGCCTGAACAAATTCGAAATGAAGAGCCTCACCGAAGAGTCAGGCACCAACGCTGCCGGGCGCGCCGATTACAAGATCGGCGAAGTCTCGCTGAACGATAAAAAAGTCGGCTCCGCGCAGTTGGCCATGAGCCTGAAGAACCTCGACATCCCGGCGACCATGTCGTTGATGCAGGTTTATCAAACCAAACTGCAACCCTACGAAGAGGCTGCCGCCAAGGCCGCAGCGGCGGGTGAGCCTGCGCCCGAGTTGGTGCTGACCCCGGCTGAAGAGACCCAGGTCAAGGCCGACCTGGAAAAACTGCTGGCCGCCGGCCCTCAGGTGGCGCTGGAGAAACTGGCGTTCACCACCGCCAACGGTGAAAGCCACGCCAACATGGTGCTCGACCTGACCAAACCGAAATCCATGGACCTGCCGCCCGACCAGTTGATCAAGCAGTTGATCGCCCTGCTCGACATCAACATTCAGGTGTCCAAGCCGATGCTGGTCGATGTACTCAGCGTTCAGGGGCAACTGGAAGGCCAGACCGACGCCAAGCTGATTGTCGATCAGGCCAAGGCCACCGCTGACATGTTCGGCGCCATGGCCGTCGGCACGCAGTTCGCCACGCTCGATGGCACCAACGTCGTCAGCAAGCTGCACTACGCCAACAATGAGGTGGAGTTCAACGGCCAGAAGATGACCGTCGAACAGTTTGTCGGCTTCGTAATGAGCAAGATCGGCGGCGTCCAGGTCACCGAGTAA
- a CDS encoding FAD-dependent oxidoreductase, with product MALHRVARLADIPENRGLEVNVGESKMVLLRAGEQLRAYQGECPHAGAPLAEGALCNGRLICPWHKAAYRIEDGALCEPPSLDSLKRYPLEVRGDEVWVDDQSLPDPHTPPADDERTFVIIGAGAAGTAAAAALREKGFGGRVLLIDRETGAGYDRTVLSKFVIAGEMPVDEVPALRDESFYREQRIERLKADVASLDAQRRSVRLTDGQTVTYDAALLATGGTPKPLELPGADLPQVFLLRSKAHAQEILASTQPGQRAVIIGDSFIAMESAAALREHGLEVTVLARHAVPFAKQFGETVGKAILAHHAAHGVAFHSDSEAAQIEGRGKVEAVTLKNGQRLPADLVLVGIGVTPATDPFVGLPMEKDLSLRVDGGLRVADGLWAAGDIATFPLNGQPQRIEHWRLAQQHARIAAANMLGGDEHYLDVPYFWTWHFGQNYDYLGHAQDWDEVEFKGDPNHPPFIGLFGKNGVVAAAIACEEERAMAMLAERMKQPLSIDEAWRLIRDV from the coding sequence ATGGCACTGCACCGCGTTGCCCGTTTGGCCGATATCCCCGAGAACCGAGGCCTGGAAGTCAATGTGGGCGAGAGCAAGATGGTTTTGTTGCGGGCGGGCGAGCAATTGCGCGCCTATCAGGGCGAATGCCCGCATGCCGGAGCACCACTGGCCGAGGGCGCACTGTGCAACGGGCGGCTGATTTGCCCGTGGCACAAGGCGGCCTACCGGATTGAGGACGGCGCCCTGTGCGAACCGCCTTCGCTGGACAGTCTCAAGCGCTACCCCCTTGAGGTGCGCGGTGACGAGGTCTGGGTCGATGATCAGTCGCTGCCCGACCCGCACACCCCGCCAGCCGATGACGAACGGACCTTTGTGATCATCGGCGCGGGCGCCGCAGGTACGGCGGCTGCGGCCGCATTGCGGGAAAAGGGTTTTGGCGGTCGCGTGCTGCTGATCGACCGCGAAACCGGGGCCGGCTATGACCGTACCGTGCTGAGCAAGTTTGTCATCGCCGGCGAGATGCCTGTGGATGAAGTCCCGGCGTTGCGTGACGAGTCGTTCTATCGCGAACAACGAATCGAACGACTCAAGGCCGACGTGGCGAGCCTGGATGCCCAGCGCCGCAGCGTGCGGTTGACTGACGGTCAGACCGTGACCTACGACGCCGCGCTGCTCGCCACCGGAGGCACGCCCAAACCTCTGGAGTTGCCTGGCGCCGACCTGCCACAGGTGTTCCTACTGCGGTCCAAAGCCCACGCTCAAGAAATTCTCGCCTCGACCCAACCCGGCCAGCGCGCCGTGATCATCGGTGACAGCTTCATCGCCATGGAATCCGCCGCCGCCCTGCGAGAACACGGCCTCGAGGTCACGGTGCTGGCCCGCCACGCGGTGCCCTTCGCCAAACAGTTTGGTGAAACCGTCGGCAAGGCGATCCTCGCACACCATGCCGCCCACGGTGTGGCGTTTCACAGCGACAGCGAAGCGGCGCAGATCGAGGGCAGAGGCAAGGTCGAAGCGGTGACGCTGAAAAACGGCCAGCGTCTGCCGGCGGACCTGGTGCTGGTTGGTATCGGCGTCACGCCGGCCACCGATCCGTTTGTCGGGCTGCCCATGGAGAAAGACCTTTCGCTGCGGGTCGACGGCGGCCTGCGCGTGGCTGACGGACTGTGGGCAGCGGGCGACATCGCCACCTTCCCCCTCAACGGCCAGCCGCAGCGGATCGAGCACTGGCGCCTGGCACAACAGCATGCGCGAATTGCAGCGGCGAATATGCTGGGTGGCGACGAACACTATCTGGATGTGCCGTACTTCTGGACCTGGCACTTCGGCCAGAACTACGACTACCTCGGCCACGCCCAGGACTGGGACGAGGTCGAATTCAAGGGAGACCCGAACCACCCACCGTTCATTGGCCTGTTCGGCAAAAACGGCGTGGTGGCCGCCGCCATCGCCTGCGAGGAAGAGCGGGCGATGGCGATGCTGGCCGAGCGGATGAAACAGCCGCTGTCGATCGACGAGGCGTGGCGGCTGATTCGCGACGTGTGA
- a CDS encoding YbhB/YbcL family Raf kinase inhibitor-like protein — MTRLTSLNPWLAALAVALCVQVPAQAQERFTVSMPGVTDNRLFTSVAASDASGCGGKNQSPALSWNAGPSGTQSYAIVMHDPDGQKGQGVDHWIHYGIKASTRQIPPGAGTKSSFEGAAGTNSKGSTGYIGPCPPVGDSSHHYIVQLYALDLAPDALPAGLTRAQLLEKIKGHVLRNSSVVRRYHR, encoded by the coding sequence ATGACTCGATTGACCTCTCTGAACCCTTGGCTGGCGGCCCTTGCCGTCGCCCTTTGCGTGCAGGTTCCGGCACAGGCCCAGGAACGCTTCACCGTCAGCATGCCTGGCGTGACCGACAACCGTCTGTTCACCTCGGTGGCGGCCAGCGATGCCAGCGGCTGTGGCGGCAAGAACCAATCCCCGGCGTTGAGCTGGAATGCCGGCCCGTCTGGCACCCAGAGCTACGCCATCGTCATGCACGACCCGGATGGCCAGAAAGGGCAGGGCGTCGATCACTGGATTCATTACGGCATCAAGGCCAGTACCCGGCAGATTCCGCCAGGGGCGGGCACCAAGTCCTCGTTCGAGGGGGCGGCAGGCACCAACAGCAAAGGCTCCACCGGTTATATCGGGCCATGCCCGCCGGTGGGCGACAGTTCCCACCACTACATTGTCCAGCTCTACGCCCTGGACCTCGCTCCAGATGCTTTGCCAGCAGGCCTGACCCGCGCGCAACTGCTGGAAAAAATCAAAGGCCACGTACTTCGCAACAGCAGCGTGGTGCGGCGTTACCACCGCTGA
- a CDS encoding von Willebrand factor type A domain-containing protein — protein MFLPLHVLRPAAQGFAAGLLLAVAGCGVSSTPDKAVVSAPIAPAPVMQEAIMADAAMAKRSVRAAPLAGFAAESAPPGYRDEPREQYQALADNPIHSVAEAPVSTFSADVDTGAYANVRRLLNQGRLPPEGAVRLEEMVNYFPYDYALPTDGSPFGVTTELTPSPWNPHTRLLRIGIKASDRAVAELAPANLVFLVDVSGSMDRREGLPLVKSTLKLLVDQLREQDRVSLVVYAGESRVVLEPTSGREKAKIRSAIDQLSAGGSTAGASGIELAYQMARQAFIPKGINRILLATDGDFNVGISDFDSLKQMAVDKRKTGVSLTTLGFGVDNYNEHLMEQLADAGDGNYAYINNLREARKVLVDQLGSTLAVVAKNVKLQVEFNPAQVSEYRLLGYENRALKREDFSNDKVDAGEIGAGHTVTALYEIVPTGEKGWLEPLRYGKSSAAVADNKGEMAMLRVRYQLPEGGTSRLVERPISAVASPASDDLRFAAAVAAFAQQLKDGRYTGEFSLKDTEALARGARGEDRFGLRVEFVQLVELAQSLQTSTVASNSEVH, from the coding sequence ATGTTCCTCCCTCTGCATGTCCTTCGCCCGGCCGCCCAGGGTTTCGCCGCCGGGTTGCTGCTGGCGGTCGCCGGTTGCGGTGTTTCGTCAACGCCTGACAAGGCCGTTGTGTCCGCACCGATTGCGCCTGCGCCCGTGATGCAGGAGGCGATCATGGCTGATGCGGCCATGGCCAAACGCAGCGTACGTGCGGCGCCCCTGGCCGGTTTCGCTGCCGAGTCCGCACCACCGGGTTATCGCGATGAGCCGCGCGAGCAGTATCAGGCCCTGGCGGACAACCCGATCCACAGCGTCGCCGAGGCACCGGTTTCCACTTTCAGCGCCGACGTCGACACCGGCGCCTACGCCAACGTGCGCCGCCTGCTCAATCAAGGCCGCCTGCCACCCGAAGGCGCGGTGCGCCTGGAGGAAATGGTCAATTATTTTCCCTACGACTATGCGTTGCCCACCGATGGCTCACCGTTTGGTGTGACCACCGAACTGACACCGTCACCGTGGAACCCGCACACCCGTTTGCTGCGCATCGGTATCAAGGCATCGGACCGCGCAGTGGCGGAGCTGGCCCCGGCAAATCTGGTGTTCCTGGTGGATGTGTCCGGTTCGATGGACCGCCGCGAGGGCCTGCCGCTGGTCAAGAGCACCCTGAAATTGCTGGTCGATCAACTGCGCGAGCAGGATCGCGTGTCGCTGGTGGTGTATGCCGGCGAGTCACGTGTGGTGCTCGAACCTACATCCGGACGGGAAAAGGCGAAAATTCGCAGCGCCATCGACCAATTGTCCGCAGGCGGCTCCACCGCTGGGGCCTCGGGCATCGAGCTGGCCTATCAAATGGCTCGTCAGGCGTTTATCCCCAAGGGCATCAACCGCATCCTGCTGGCCACCGATGGCGACTTCAATGTTGGCATCAGTGACTTCGACAGCCTCAAGCAAATGGCTGTGGATAAACGCAAGACCGGCGTTTCCCTGACCACCCTGGGTTTCGGTGTGGATAACTACAATGAACACCTGATGGAACAACTGGCCGATGCCGGTGATGGCAACTACGCCTACATCAATAACCTGCGCGAGGCGCGCAAGGTGCTGGTGGATCAGTTGGGCTCGACCCTCGCGGTGGTGGCGAAAAACGTCAAATTGCAGGTGGAGTTCAACCCGGCGCAGGTCAGCGAATACCGGCTGTTGGGTTATGAAAACCGCGCCCTCAAACGTGAGGATTTCAGCAACGACAAGGTCGATGCCGGAGAAATCGGTGCAGGCCATACCGTGACGGCGTTGTACGAAATTGTCCCGACGGGCGAGAAGGGCTGGCTGGAGCCGCTGCGCTACGGCAAATCGAGCGCCGCGGTGGCCGACAACAAGGGAGAAATGGCGATGCTGCGTGTGCGTTATCAGTTGCCGGAAGGTGGCACCAGTCGCCTGGTCGAGCGGCCGATCAGCGCTGTTGCGTCGCCGGCCAGTGACGACCTGCGCTTTGCCGCGGCCGTGGCGGCGTTCGCCCAGCAGCTCAAGGACGGGCGCTACACCGGTGAATTCAGCCTCAAGGACACCGAGGCCCTGGCGCGGGGCGCACGCGGCGAGGATCGCTTCGGCCTGCGCGTCGAGTTCGTGCAACTGGTGGAGCTGGCGCAGAGCCTGCAGACTTCAACCGTGGCCAGCAACAGTGAAGTGCACTGA
- a CDS encoding RNA polymerase sigma factor gives MPAAQLSDDMLLARYRSGDGPAFEILYARHRQGLYRFLLGLSGQAEWAEEVYQETWLSLIRSTSQPQGRASFRTWLYQIARNRLIDHWRKHGVRNPLHDRYDEQTHAPIDDASDPEQLLSLSRDGQRLEAALQNLPADQREVFLLRAHGELDLPQIAALTETPLETVKSRLRYAQQKLRRLLAEEVLT, from the coding sequence ATGCCTGCCGCGCAGCTGAGTGACGATATGCTGCTGGCCCGCTATCGCTCAGGCGACGGGCCGGCGTTCGAGATTCTGTACGCCCGCCACCGGCAAGGCCTCTATCGGTTTTTGCTGGGGCTTAGCGGTCAGGCGGAATGGGCCGAAGAGGTGTACCAGGAAACCTGGCTGAGCCTGATCCGCAGCACCAGCCAGCCACAAGGTCGAGCGAGTTTTCGTACGTGGCTTTACCAGATCGCCCGCAATCGGCTGATTGATCACTGGCGCAAACACGGCGTACGCAATCCTCTGCATGATCGCTACGACGAACAGACGCACGCACCGATCGACGACGCCAGCGATCCCGAGCAACTGTTGAGCTTGAGCCGCGACGGTCAGCGCCTGGAGGCTGCATTGCAAAATCTGCCTGCCGATCAGCGCGAAGTGTTTTTACTGCGCGCCCATGGCGAACTCGACCTGCCGCAGATCGCCGCCCTCACCGAAACACCGCTGGAAACGGTCAAGAGCCGTTTGCGCTACGCCCAGCAAAAACTGCGTCGGCTGCTGGCCGAGGAGGTACTGACATGA
- a CDS encoding DUF6124 family protein, which yields MSKVIPDPPETEPEQPARKASLFTVSPNIHTEALLSNASEDLLAISALAADLADEVDGSRRSIALAINRMADGVHLLVERALDHLDDPEMAAIFAKQQNLTADA from the coding sequence ATGTCCAAAGTCATCCCCGATCCACCCGAAACCGAACCAGAACAACCCGCCCGCAAAGCCTCGCTCTTCACCGTAAGCCCCAACATCCACACTGAAGCTCTGCTCTCCAACGCCTCCGAAGACCTGCTGGCGATCAGCGCCTTGGCCGCCGATCTCGCCGACGAAGTCGACGGCTCACGCCGCTCTATCGCCTTGGCCATAAACCGCATGGCCGATGGCGTCCACCTGCTGGTGGAGCGAGCCCTGGATCATCTGGACGACCCGGAAATGGCCGCTATCTTCGCCAAACAACAAAATCTCACCGCCGATGCTTGA
- the gabD gene encoding NADP-dependent succinate-semialdehyde dehydrogenase, which produces MQLKDTLLFRQQAFIDGAWVDADSGQTIKVNNPATGEILGTVPKMGTAETRRAIEAADKALPAWRALTAKERANKLRRWFELIIENQDDLARLMTLEQGKPLAEAKGEIVYAASFIEWFAEESKRIYGDVIPGHQPDKRLIVIKQPIGVTAAITPWNFPAAMITRKAGPALAAGCTMVLKPASQTPFSAFALAELAQRAGIPAGVFSVVTGSAGDIGGELTSNPTVRKLSFTGSTEIGRQLMSECAKDIKKVSLELGGNAPFIVFDDADLDKAVEGAIISKYRNNGQTCVCANRLYIQDSVYDAFAEKLKAAVAKLKIGNGLEEGTTTGPLIDEKAVAKVQEHIADAVSKGATVLSGGKSIEGNFFEPTILTNVPKNAAVAKEETFGPLAPLFRFKDEAEVIAMSNDTEFGLASYFYARDLGRVFRVAEALEYGMVGVNTGLISNEVAPFGGIKASGLGREGSKYGIEDYLEIKYLCLGI; this is translated from the coding sequence ATGCAGCTTAAAGACACCCTGTTGTTCCGCCAGCAAGCCTTCATTGATGGCGCTTGGGTCGACGCGGACAGCGGTCAGACGATCAAGGTCAACAACCCGGCAACGGGCGAAATCCTGGGCACCGTGCCAAAAATGGGCACTGCCGAAACCCGCCGCGCCATCGAAGCCGCCGACAAGGCGCTGCCGGCCTGGCGTGCACTGACCGCCAAGGAACGCGCCAACAAGCTGCGTCGCTGGTTCGAGCTGATCATCGAGAACCAGGACGACCTGGCGCGCCTGATGACTCTCGAGCAAGGCAAGCCATTGGCCGAAGCCAAGGGCGAAATCGTTTACGCCGCTTCCTTCATCGAGTGGTTCGCCGAAGAATCCAAGCGCATCTACGGTGACGTGATTCCCGGCCACCAGCCAGACAAGCGCCTGATCGTGATCAAGCAGCCGATCGGCGTGACCGCTGCGATCACCCCGTGGAACTTCCCGGCTGCGATGATCACCCGTAAAGCCGGCCCGGCCCTGGCCGCCGGTTGCACCATGGTGCTCAAGCCTGCTTCGCAAACCCCGTTCTCGGCGTTCGCCCTGGCTGAACTGGCCCAGCGCGCCGGCATCCCGGCCGGTGTGTTCAGCGTGGTGACCGGCAGCGCCGGCGACATCGGCGGCGAGCTGACCAGCAACCCGACCGTGCGTAAATTGTCGTTCACCGGTTCGACCGAAATCGGTCGTCAACTGATGTCCGAATGCGCCAAGGACATCAAGAAAGTGTCCCTGGAGCTGGGCGGCAACGCGCCGTTCATCGTGTTCGACGACGCGGACCTGGATAAGGCCGTCGAAGGCGCGATCATTTCCAAGTACCGCAACAACGGCCAGACCTGCGTCTGCGCCAACCGCCTGTACATCCAGGATTCGGTGTACGACGCATTCGCCGAGAAACTCAAGGCGGCCGTGGCCAAGCTGAAGATCGGCAACGGCCTGGAAGAAGGCACCACCACTGGCCCGCTGATCGACGAGAAAGCCGTGGCCAAGGTCCAGGAACACATCGCTGACGCCGTTTCCAAAGGCGCCACCGTGCTGTCCGGCGGCAAGTCCATCGAAGGCAACTTCTTCGAGCCGACCATCCTGACCAACGTGCCGAAGAACGCTGCCGTGGCCAAGGAAGAAACCTTCGGCCCGCTGGCGCCGCTGTTCCGATTCAAGGACGAAGCCGAAGTGATCGCGATGTCCAACGACACCGAGTTCGGCCTGGCCTCGTACTTCTATGCGCGTGACCTGGGTCGTGTGTTCCGTGTGGCTGAAGCCCTGGAATACGGCATGGTCGGCGTCAACACCGGGCTGATCTCCAACGAAGTCGCGCCGTTCGGCGGCATCAAGGCCTCGGGTCTGGGCCGTGAAGGCTCCAAGTACGGCATCGAAGATTACCTGGAAATCAAATACCTCTGCCTGGGCATCTAA
- the gabT gene encoding 4-aminobutyrate--2-oxoglutarate transaminase: protein MSKTNADLMARRVAAVPRGVGQIHPIFADSAKNATVTDVEGREFIDFAGGIAVLNTGHVHPKIIAAVTEQLNKLTHTCFQVLAYEPYVELCEKVNARVPGDFAKKTLLVTTGSEAVENAVKIARAATGRAGVIAFTGAYHGRTMMTLGLTGKVVPYSAGMGLMPGGIFRALYPNELHGVSIDDSIASIERIFKNDAEAKDIAAIIIEPVQGEGGFYVAPKEFMKRLRALCDQHGILLIADEVQTGAGRTGTFFAMEQMGVAADLTTFAKSIAGGFPLAGVCGKAEYMDAIAPGGLGGTYAGSPIACAAALAVIEVFEEEHLLDRCKAVGERLVTGLKAIQAKYPVIGEVRALGAMIAVELFENGDSHKPNAAAVASVVAKARDKGLILLSCGTYGNVLRVLVPLTSPDEQLDKGLAIIEECFAEL, encoded by the coding sequence ATGAGCAAGACTAACGCTGATTTGATGGCCCGCCGTGTAGCCGCTGTACCACGTGGTGTTGGCCAGATTCACCCGATCTTCGCCGACTCCGCGAAGAACGCTACCGTGACCGACGTTGAAGGTCGCGAGTTCATCGACTTCGCTGGCGGTATCGCTGTACTGAACACCGGCCACGTGCACCCGAAGATCATCGCCGCCGTGACCGAGCAGCTGAACAAGCTGACTCACACCTGCTTCCAGGTGCTGGCCTACGAGCCGTACGTGGAACTGTGCGAAAAAGTCAACGCCCGGGTCCCAGGTGATTTCGCCAAGAAAACCCTCCTGGTCACCACCGGTTCGGAAGCTGTGGAAAACGCCGTGAAAATCGCCCGTGCCGCCACTGGCCGTGCCGGCGTGATCGCGTTCACCGGCGCTTACCACGGCCGCACCATGATGACCCTGGGCCTGACCGGTAAAGTCGTGCCTTACTCGGCCGGCATGGGCCTGATGCCAGGCGGCATCTTCCGCGCGCTGTACCCGAACGAACTGCACGGTGTGAGCATCGACGACTCGATCGCCAGCATCGAGCGCATCTTCAAGAACGACGCCGAAGCCAAGGACATCGCTGCGATCATCATCGAGCCGGTTCAGGGCGAAGGTGGTTTCTACGTTGCTCCGAAAGAATTCATGAAGCGTCTGCGTGCCCTGTGCGACCAGCACGGCATCCTGCTGATCGCTGACGAAGTGCAGACCGGCGCTGGCCGTACCGGCACCTTCTTCGCCATGGAACAGATGGGCGTTGCTGCCGACCTGACCACCTTCGCCAAATCCATCGCTGGCGGCTTCCCGCTGGCCGGTGTGTGCGGCAAGGCCGAATACATGGACGCCATCGCTCCAGGCGGCCTGGGCGGCACCTACGCCGGTAGCCCGATCGCTTGCGCCGCGGCCCTGGCCGTGATCGAAGTGTTCGAGGAAGAGCACCTGCTGGACCGCTGCAAGGCCGTCGGCGAGCGTCTGGTCACCGGCCTGAAAGCCATCCAGGCCAAGTACCCGGTGATCGGCGAAGTGCGTGCCCTGGGCGCGATGATCGCGGTCGAGCTGTTCGAAAACGGCGACAGCCACAAGCCAAACGCCGCGGCTGTAGCCTCGGTAGTGGCCAAGGCGCGTGACAAGGGCCTGATCCTGCTGTCCTGCGGCACCTACGGCAACGTCCTGCGCGTGCTGGTACCGCTGACCTCGCCAGACGAGCAACTGGACAAAGGCCTGGCAATCATCGAAGAGTGCTTCGCCGAGCTGTGA
- a CDS encoding HDOD domain-containing protein, with protein MTAVDLPAVPRVLIAEADPWSRDLLKEVLLKVRCDARLDLCADGKDALSRLSENAYDLVIADWELPGVDGLNVLRGVRQRKRKPPLPFILMSNRNDSASVREALPLAPTAYLTKPLNMDSLTQRLQGLLLNAGEEVFCEIPALAPGMTLAVFLERRRELTDGAPLMTDVQLAVKRSLNPGGLDLKRLEEEIRNDPQITAVLIAAANSAAQHHGAAVQTLPQALQRLGTGQSMNLILGLALKRSAQLSDPILADYAERYWDLSLHTAEYARTLARLLDLDQERCYCAGMLHRLGDLALLRCLQEWRQAGGELDEWEEIGDALAEFGAAYGSALRTRWRLPLELRELIAAVYQLGGGVYSREALVMNMAAQLARLSEHEGLEELARSRTARLLKIGLPELVRMRKK; from the coding sequence ATGACTGCCGTTGATTTACCTGCCGTACCTCGGGTGCTGATTGCCGAGGCGGACCCCTGGTCGCGCGACCTGCTCAAGGAAGTTCTGTTGAAAGTGCGTTGCGACGCGCGCCTGGACCTGTGCGCCGATGGCAAGGATGCGCTGTCGCGTCTGTCAGAAAATGCCTACGACCTGGTGATCGCCGATTGGGAACTGCCGGGCGTGGATGGCTTGAACGTGCTGCGTGGCGTGCGCCAGCGCAAGCGCAAGCCGCCGCTGCCGTTCATCCTGATGAGCAACCGCAACGACAGCGCCAGCGTGCGTGAAGCCTTGCCGCTGGCGCCAACCGCGTACCTGACCAAACCGTTGAACATGGACAGCCTGACCCAGCGCTTGCAGGGCTTGTTGCTCAATGCCGGCGAAGAAGTGTTCTGCGAGATTCCGGCGCTGGCACCAGGCATGACCCTGGCGGTGTTTCTCGAGCGTCGCCGTGAGCTGACCGACGGCGCGCCGCTGATGACCGACGTGCAACTGGCGGTCAAGCGCAGCCTCAACCCAGGCGGCCTGGACCTCAAGCGCCTGGAAGAGGAAATCCGCAACGATCCGCAGATCACCGCGGTGCTGATCGCGGCTGCCAACAGCGCGGCGCAGCACCATGGCGCGGCGGTGCAGACGCTGCCCCAGGCGTTGCAACGCCTGGGCACCGGGCAGAGCATGAATTTGATTCTCGGCCTGGCCTTGAAGCGCAGCGCACAACTGAGCGACCCGATCCTGGCGGACTACGCCGAGCGCTATTGGGACCTGTCGCTGCACACCGCCGAATACGCCCGCACGCTGGCGCGCCTGCTGGACCTGGATCAGGAGCGCTGCTATTGCGCGGGTATGCTGCATCGCCTGGGCGACCTGGCGTTGCTGCGCTGCCTGCAGGAATGGCGGCAGGCCGGCGGTGAGCTGGACGAATGGGAAGAAATCGGCGATGCGCTCGCCGAGTTCGGCGCCGCCTACGGTTCGGCCCTGCGCACCCGCTGGCGCCTGCCCCTGGAGCTACGTGAGCTGATTGCCGCGGTGTACCAGCTCGGTGGCGGGGTTTACTCGCGCGAGGCGCTGGTGATGAACATGGCGGCGCAACTGGCACGCCTGAGCGAGCACGAGGGGCTTGAGGAGCTGGCCAGGAGCCGGACGGCGCGGTTGCTCAAGATCGGGTTGCCGGAGTTGGTGCGGATGCGCAAGAAATAA